The Oreochromis aureus strain Israel breed Guangdong linkage group 7, ZZ_aureus, whole genome shotgun sequence region CAAACCGGCGCCCATTTCcatatatttttaattgatttaaGTATATGAGAATGCATTGATTTATGCAAACCAATAGacattggttttttttgttttggtcttaCAACTGACACAGAACTGTTGTTGGTGGATTAGTTATGTAAAATTGAATGTATGACTTCTCTTTTGCACTCCTTGGCTCTCAGTTCTTCCAAATGTCAACACTAACGATTAATATCCACGAGTTTACGCCACAAATTTTTATTCATTAAGTTTCATTTTATGCTCAAAGCTCCTaataaattcatttattttccaaTGATCTGGTATTATCCAGTTCAAAGGACCACAACTTGGCTCAGAGTGATATCACTGTCCCTGGGACTACATTGACGAGTAGGAGGGGCCATCCCCAGAGGCTGTCCACGGCCACAGCCATGTCTGGATAAAGTGTGAGTCAAAGATCTCACAGCCAGGCTGTTACACCTCCATCTGGACCCCTGAATTAAACATCATCTAGGCAGACGGGCTCCCTGCCCCAGAGCTTGAGGGATGAGAAACTGAGGCCAATTAACCCATGCCTGGTCTATTCAGCTCTTACTGTGTAGCCAATTAGGACGGCATGTCAAAAGATGATAAAACGGTTGGGTTCTGACTTGACATCAGGAACACTGGACACCATTTGCATAAAATCACAGCGACTGGAGGAGAACATTTTGTCcctggctgtgattacagtccGCATAATCCAACTAAATAAAAATGCCAAGGATAATCATGATTAATAAGTGGGTATTTTAGGGCCCCAACAAAATTTCTCTTGAATAATTTATAGAATAACAAAACCTTTTAAGTATAACCACTAAATACTGCACTTGCAAAATCTTTTTTTGACTTGCCACATTGTGTCAGTACGTCATCAAATACTACTTTGTcttcttttccatttttctatATACTATGAAGAAATACTTCTGCAGATGAGACAAGGACATGAAACACAACGAAGAGAAGGGCAGAAGtgaaaagaaatcaggaagtcattttttttgcctttgcaaCAGATGGAAATGATCACAGTTGTGGCCCAGTCTAACCTAGCTTATTAGACTGTGACatggaaaatcatttgcaaTGTAACAGGATGCAGGCAAAGTTTGATTTAGCTTTCACTTCACTGAGTGGTGCCGTTAAACATTTCGAATAATATGTCCAGGATTTATCATTACACAGAGCAGTGTCTAAGTATAAGAACGAAtatgtttttcattgtttgGCTCTACTCCAGCACACTGAAATAGAAATGAAACACATGCTATGTGGTCAAGGTGCTGACATTCAGCTTTGAGTGTGTTTGGGAGTGTTCATAATGATATGGACCATATGACCAGTGTAGTAGGGGCAGGCAAATTCCCCCTATAAAACCTACATTTCCACCCCAGACACTGAAAAGGGACAGCTTATGTGGCCTTTTCTTAGAAAAGCAATTGCTGTCCTCCTCTttgaatccatccatccatccatccatccatccatccatccatccatcttcttaaaTGATTAACGGCTCCTTAACAAATtagaaaacctaaaaacatAACTGTATACATAATGCTAATATTACAATCAGATACAGATCTAATATATCACTAAATCTCCTCCCTCTCAAATACTTCACTATGGTTTGGTGACTCCTTTACTTTAAACAAGGAAAGGTTATGTTCATTGTTCATTTCTTTTACCACtcaatagaaaaaaatgttgtaAAGATTTTGTTAGCACCATTACCTCTGGGCTGAATGCTGTGCTTCAGAGAAACTGCCAAAATGTTACAGAGCAACCTTGTCTTTTAATGCATGTTTATAGAAACACACATAAGATAGAATTAAATGAATTTGGTGAAGTTTCAGACAGTTCTCAGTTGATTTGGTATTTATTGCTGAGCAtcctgtttttaaagaaaatcctGAAAACACCCTTGTAGTGGGGCTTACCTTCTGGGAAAGGGAAGAAAAAGGAATTATAGTGTTTGTATGGGAAAGCCTAAAAACCTTTATGGTCAGGAACACAAGAAGTCTCAGCTGAAACATTTTCGCAACTTGATTTTGATGATCCTACTGACACAATTGCTGCCACGCCTGTCAATGCAGCAAAGCTGCAAAACTCCTCGAGCCGACAGCTTTATTAAATACATCTCTGCGTAAGTGTTTGTTGCCAGGTACTGTATTAAAGACACTAATCAAAAAGGTGGAGAATTTGAAATAATCACGTTCTTTGCTTCATGTCAGCTATGATATAAAACACAAGGACACCATATGTTTGTTTGACTATTTTCACCCGTGTCTGTGAACCTGCTGCTTTCAATTCATCACACAAACAAGCACGTGTAATCTTTACAACATTTGTAACTAGGAATTTATTGCATTCAGCCCTCTGCACACACTCAGTTGAATAGCTAATATTTTACATCAATCTGTTCCCTCGGGGTAGGAAAAAGTGTAATGACGGTGAAACTAGAAGAAACAGGTGTTCTTCTCGCCAAGCGTTTCTTTGAAGGTGCTGAGAGTTACAGAAAGATTGTGAATCACCGCTAATGGCATGAAATTATAGTTGTGGGGTGCAAAATGAACTCATGCCAGTGCAGCATAAGCCACCGCAGTAATTGCAGTACCTTGAAGGGTTATAGATGGCACGAATTGTGGAATGACAGAGGTGTGTTGTGCGTTAAATGAACAATGAACAGTGTTTACCGGGAATGCTGTGGGGAGGATTTACAGAGCGCTCCCTCGATTGTGATGACTGAAGTGCATTTCAAAAGCAAATAGTTTATTTAATGGCacgaagaaagaaaaaagccagCTCATTTTCACATCTACCAAATTAAAAAACCTAAAGACCGTGAAAGTAGCTGAAGCCGTGTGCCACCTGGACACTTGTTGAACTAAAACTAATCAGGCAAATAAGGTCAGACTGTTACTGTTCAAAGGAAAATACTGTTGTGTGACTTTCTGCAGAAGAGGTCTACTCTCAAAGGAAAGCGTCTCGAAAAGACTTATAGTTTCAAGGGGCACCATTTATAATTACAAAATACACAAGCTGAGCGGTTTAACTGAAGCCACTGAAACAAAGGCATTTGTAACAAATATTAACATGAGGCAGTGGTCTCATTACTCATTTGCTTTATCAGAAAAGGCGGCCATGACTAAACCAATTTAGACTCCACAAATAAAAGTCATTTGTATTCTTCGACAGGCAAAAACCAATAACtagaatatataaagcaaagGCCAGCAGGGAAATATCTTACTGGTgatttttcatgttgttttcagtAATCTAATATAGCAtgtatattacattttttgaaATATTATACTATTGCTGGATGTGTTCTTTTTACAGAGCACAGATCAAGTCATTTATTATGATGGTGTTGCTCTTTGAATGTCTTCTAATCTTTTCCAGTATGGGTGACGTTTCTGCATCTACAAATAAAAAACGCTTTTAAATAAGCACAGATGATAAGTTTAACATATTGAGTATTGATTTTTGGCATCTTCATTGTGATTACTGGTACTACTACTTGGTACTTGTTTGTATCTACTTTTTGTATTTTCGTCTTAAAGAGAGATCCTCAGTTGCTTTATCTTGGGGTTTTGGTGTGGAGCTGTTCCTCATTGGAGAGCTATGGTTAGAGGGAGTTATGTGATGCAAACAGTGAATCCTCTGTGGCTTTTATAAATAGCATTTAAAAGGCATTACTTTTTGTAATGGTTTATTAAGTGACATTTTGACCAAaactctttctccaccacgtcatGCTGCGTATTCATGTCACATGAACCACATGACTCTGACAGCGCGTTTAGTCCGCTTTACAGAATTGAAAGTAGACTTTTAAGAAGTGCTTTCCACACTACTGAAGATTCACTTCCCAAATTTCTTGTTAATGTGTCAGATAAATTCTGAGTTGCAAATGTATCACTCCCATTTTGGTAGAACGGGTCCTGGAGCGAGGCTTGGAAAACATCCCAACTTCAAAAACTTGATCCTTTTGGATAATTGCTAGCTGGGGCATACTTCTGGATCTCATGGCATATTTTAAAGGCATGTTTGGTGCTGCAGTTCTTTTGGGATTCATCAACCTTTTAATGGCAAAAGAAGATACGTGTGATCTCTATGCCACTCCTGGGCAGAGTCTGACTCTGCCGTTTGCTTATGAACGACTGACAAACTCTCATATCCTGGAATGGGTTCACAACAATAAAACCATTTTCTACAGGAAAGGAAAAGTGTCATCCGGAAAACCAGAGGACATTACTTCAAATGGATCACTCGTGCTTAAGAAAATTGAGCTTTCAAGTCAAGGGATATACCAAGTACATGTACTGCACCCCAGTGGTACATCTGCTAAAACATGGACTGGGCGCCTCTGCGTGCTGGACAAAGTATCAAAACCTCAGCTCAGTTATACTTGTGACTTCAGCTCTATGGCTGTTAATCTTAATTGCCATGTTACCAAACCTGAGGGTTTGGTGTTTTCATGGATGCTCGATAAGGAGACGttaaaaagtgaaacaaaacaaatactgaGCATATCTCTTATCCATCTGAAAGGTGAGAGAAGTTTCACATGTGATGTGGCAAACAAAGTGAGCAAGGCGAGTAGCGACAAGGTTCGGCCAACTTGTCCACCTTTACTTTCTTTTAAACGTCAAACTGTTATGGCAGTGctagcaggaggaggaggtctGATTCTTTTTCTGCTCTTCGTTATCGTTGGATTGTGCTGCTTACTCAGACGCAACAAAAGCCAAACGAGTCCCAGGGATAAAGGCGAACTGAGGATGCTTTCTCTACAGAAGCAGGAGACTCACTCTGTAAGTCCAGAGCACGAGAATAACCACCCAACAGAGGTTGTCACTCCACCGCTGAAACCACAGCCTTCACCAAGAACATATTACCACAATGTTCCTCAGCTTGAAGTTCAGACTGAAAACAGCCCTCCACAGGTGCACGAAGTTCCTGACAGACCACAACCTTCACCTGTGCCGAAACCAAGGACCAGGAACTTCCAACAAGTAAACACCTGACATCACAATGAGTTTTTGGAGTTGTGACCAAAAATAATGTTTGTGGAAAATGTCCTTATTATCTTATGCTCACACTCATTGTCACTATTATTTACATGCCGAGTATAttcatgttttggttttgcaGGTCTTTAAgctaaaacttaaaataacacaatatttatttccttttcaATTCCATGTTATGTGATTAAATCAATGTGTCATTCATTACTGACAGTCTTAGCTGTTATATCATGAATGATCTAATTCCAGAGGTAATTCAGTCTGACGATGTAAGCAACTAGTCATAATTGACATCATAGAAATGATGCATAATGCTTGTAATATTCTGTAATCCTCTTGCTGTTAGGCACTCCCACGAAAAGGTACTTCAAGCTTACTAAATCAttttagaaaacagttttttttagatttatctAACAGAAGTAAACTGTTGGGACTTACACagtatttatgtatgtatttttctttagcAAAGCAGGAATAGCAACTGTTCTATTAATAGATCTAGGACAAAAGTGGTTTATATCAGCGTTAGGATACACAGACAGTAATTACTAGCATAAATTCATCCACTGGTTTTATCTTTGAAATGAGGAGAACATTGccaggctttttgttttttcatgaaTATTATAAGCTGTGGCAtgagatttattattattaggctTTAGAAATTATTTCAACAAGAGGAATGACCTCTTCTGTCAAAGAAATGACCAGTCACCATTTGACCTACTTCTGAAATCTTGTTAAAAAATACCCCACTTACACAATACTCTTACATGGATTTTCTCTTACATGTAATCACAATGTGTGCTTACAAACAGTATAtgttgtttgaaataaataaagctgtcaAAATGATCTTGTACCACATATTTGCATGGAAAACTACATTAAACAGCTTATCTGTGTCAAACACAGCCCTTTGTCCCAGCTTCTTACATGTCAGCATTCTTGCACTTATTAAAATTTGCTTGCTTGCAAGAAGTTattaaagggagaaaaaaatcaatagaGAAATGGATTAGCTAAGGCAAATATCTATTATCTCCAACGGGTAAATGGTAATCCACACATGAAAGTGTTTGCTGTCTCGCCTAATGCTGTGTGACAGCCACATAATGGATTCCCCCTGAGCGTCATTGCCTAAAACTTACAAACCAATGTCATCTTTTGTCAGGTCCCGCTCCACTCCTGCTCTCTATACATGGCAAAAAAATTTCAGTCCAGCTGAATTTGGCAGTAAAGCTGGTATCTGCTCCTGGAACAAtgcccctttttttctccatttcccAAGAAACACTGAGTCTTGGCTGGCAACTCGCCACATCCAGTCACCAGCTTAAACCGTGCACAACATACATAGATGGAGATGAAGCAACACACACGAGCGTACATGTGCACCATGCATTGTCATTTACAGAACATACACCCGCATGCGACCATTATACAGTTTAATGAAACACATCTCATATGACTATTCCAGGTCTACCCTGGAAGTGGAAGGGAAATACTTCTACTGTAAATTATGCTTAATCAGTGGCTCTTGGAGTCTAGAGGATACACCCTTTTGATCTTGGTGTGTGTGTCCAGGAAAAGGGTCAATTACCCTTGGAAAGTATTGTGTCAAATCATTTCTGTTAAGGTTCTCTTGTTGTCGGGGGCTGCCAAGTCTAAGGAAATCAGAACATCAAAAGTCAGCCAGTGCAATGGCGTTTTTCATcagatttttctgaaaacacaaacattagcCTTCTGTTACCATTTTCTCCCACTTTGACCTCCGTCCACTACTGACACGTAAAGTATACAACACATCGAGGGAGCTGAAATCACAGTCTTTCAAATCAAGCTCCAATTTATTGAAAAGGAAACATGGCCAATTactcttagaaaaaaaaacctcaaagtgAATGcacttttgtttgctctcactGCCTTTAAAAATCATTCATCATGTAAAGTAAGTAGAAACTGTAGTTCGTGGTCTTGCTGTATACATAAGAGAAAAGTGGTGTTAAATTCTTTATTCGAATGTCTCATTAAGTATCAGATTTACAGTATCTGTCAGCGCACCAGTCCTATTGATGTTATTCTTCTCCATCTGTGCACCTCACACTTTCGCTCCCCCACACAGCACATGCAGTTTGCTGGCTGTCTCTGCACAGTCTGTGGGTGAGTGCAACACAATCTTACAAATTTGCTGAGAGATCTGGcagaagtgattttttttttctataaaagtaGAATACTTTCCAGACTTCAGCAAGCTGAAATACACTGCACGTCAAAGAACTACTCAGCGTGCACGGTGTTTCTAACCAGCTCTCACGTTTCTCGCTAAAAGATTATGTCTTTAAAGGGAAATTAACCTTTTCATCTGAATTTGATGTTGGCTGCATTAAGCAATGATCCTTCACTGGGTTGCACCAGGTGGTGTGTGGCTCCTTGCAACATTCTTGTAAAAACTAGTTTAAAAAACGTGTCTTAATCATTTCAGTTACCTTAAAACTAAAGAATGTTTTAACAAGAAAGACTTCTGCAAGTTTCAGGAGGCTGTCTAATCAAAGGCAATTCACAAATCACTGTAGCATGACGAAATTCCAAAAACAACTTGTCATTGGAGGCAAAATAGTTCACAGACACGCATGAAGatctagttttttttcttttttgtgaatTTGGGCTATAGGTTagataaaacaacataaaagacTGGCACTACCACTGCATAGCATCCCCTTGTCTTTTAACAGCAGTCCATAAACACCTGAGTTTGGAGTTCAGGTGTTTAATTTCTTTGGAGAGGAATGTTGTCCCATTCTTGTCTGATATAGGATTCTCACTGATGAGCAGTTTTGGGTCTTCTTTGTTGTGATTTTCACTTAATGAAGCCGTGCTGTTGTAATAGTTGCAGTATGGtgtttagcattgtcttgctgaaataagcaAGGTCGTCAccgaaaaagatctggatgagaACATTTTGGTCTAAAATTTGCACAAACCTTTCAGCGTTGATTTGGCTTTCCAGATATATAAGCTGCAAATTTCATAGTCACTAATGCACCACCATACTGTACAATCAAAGATGCAGGCTTTTGAAATGAGCGCTGACAACATGGCAAATGCTCCTTGTCCTTTTTAGTGATTTCTGGCCTGAGGATCATTATTCTAAAATTGTCCCACAATTTTTGTAGACTGGTGAAGCATgtttacttctgagaaactctgcttctctaagatgttctttttattcccggtcatgttactgacctgttgccagtTAATCTAATTAGCTGCAgaatgttcctccagctgtttccttTTAGTACCACTTATTTTTTGTTGCCCCATCTGAATTTTTTGAGACATGTTGCTGCATTCCAACTTGTTTGTGTCCAGGGTTGTACTTGTAACATATTAGTCATTGTGCAATATCTATAATCGCACGTTATAACTTCACAGGTTAGTGTTTCTGTCACAAATAGGAGTCCCAGAAACTAAGGTTAATACATAGGTAACTTTTGACTGTTTGACTTTTGACAGACTTTCCCAACAGATGTCTACTGAGTCATTACTAGATAAGTCAAAAAATATTAATCTGCTGTGGTTAGGAATGCATGTATAAATCAGTAGATACCGTAAGAGTCCAGGAAATGAGGAACAGAGGTCACACAGGAGGAAGGAGAGAAGAACAGAATCAATGTTACAACCACATCAGCAGTGagcgaaaaaaaaaatattccctTAATTTTATTCTAATGCCTCAGCAGCTGTTCTGAGCCAAAGAAGCTGGCgtgtgaaaagagaaaaagctgggaaaacAACAGCCCTTTGTCAGACACAGACCTAGAAAGGATCTCTACAAGCATTAGTACTCAGGaaggaatgtgaaaaaaaaatatgtacattGCATCCCGTCCGCAGGAAAAAAGTTCACAAGTAGTTCAGTAAAGCAAAGAAATTTCAGGATTTAAAAAATGGTTAAGAATtctatatttaatatttccaagtacaaatattgttttcttttcatctgCCTCATATCTGCATGCATATCAACATGTGAATCTTCACACGTGAACAGCTTAGGacataatatttttattttggaggGGAGTGCGTGCAAAGctagctaaataaataaataaatcactgaaTACTCTGAAGCTACATGTGCAAATGAATTAATACCCTGAGGCTACAGTATATGTGAACGGAACTAGTCTgttaaattacatttgttttgatACCTACCTAAACCCTGGTTGTGCTTTTTACAATTATTCCTCATTATGAGTAACaattttaaatgctttccaGTACAAAACCCTGTTTTGGCTTCTCTGATCATGTTTATTTTAGTCTAAGAATCATCCACTGACTGGAAATTGACTTTCTGCATAAAGTAAGTGTTGTTTTGTACAAATTTAAAATGGGTTTAAATGAACAGTGATCCAAGAACCAAACAGTTGAAAAAGTACTTTAAATGCTGACTTCAGTCCTTGTTTTAAAATGacaacctttatttttttacttactttatGAGTTTTCTCTATTTGGCATCTTTATTGCTTACGTTACTTTCAGTGCGACTGCGTGTGGATCATGTGAGAGATGTCATCCGTGGTTAAAAGATCCCTTACAGGATGGTTAATCTCTTCTCTTTGTTGTCCCTCACCAGGTGTATCTGAGAGCTCGTCTTCATCTAGGGCACTACTACAAATTCCAGGTGACGCTCCCATACAGGGGATGAGTCTAAACAAACATTCCAGGATAATCAGTCGTAGACAAAAGAAAAGGGGGGTAAGCTGGAGTCCACAAATGCTGTAAAGTAGACCTATCATTTCCACTACAACTAGAACTCTATAATAAAAATTTTTCTATCAGCGAAATTACCCTTCCATGGTCTTGCACCTGATGTAAATCAGATGGAGGAAAAATTCCACTTTCTGCTCTAATAAGCATCTTGTGCACACAGATTCAGCGTTCATGCAAAGATCAAACATTTCTGTAACATTCTTGGAGATACAGTGTTATGTATTTGCCAACATGAAATTACAAGAATAAGGACATCAACACATGTACTTATGATGTACATTTTGCACAGTAAGACGTTCTGCTTTGACATGCAGGGCATGAACATCTAAGATGAGTCTGCCAAATAGCTATACCTACTGAGGAACACCCAGAAGAGATGATTTTGGGTAGTTTGAAGCCCTTGTCTTGGTCTATGAGCCTAGCGCCTCTCAGAGAAAAGGATCCCTTTAGCCTTATTGTCAGTGTTCTTTCATGCGGGAATAATAGCATGTCAGTGATGGCCCGTGCAACAATAGTTCAAGATGAGAAAGGTGTAAGGGTGCAAAAGAGAACTAACAACACAAGGTTTTGCTTTGGCTGTGGCATGACTATCTAACAAAGCATCAGCACAACACCCCAATGGCCTCGCTGTGTGGCCTCAGTTTCTTCAAACACTTTCGAAAGGCGGCATTACTGGAAAATTGTCTTGAAAAGTATTTTATCACCACAACAGATAAGCGCTTTAAAAAAAGGTGCGTTTTGCAGCGTGTGTGTGGGTTATTAATTGCTGCTATGGAAACCATCTGGTTGAGAGAAAtgtacagaaaaataaacacaagagCAGGATCAAATATATATCGACAACACATCTGTCATTCAGTCATCTCTACATGCGATTGTCTTtaagaaaaacagcaacaataagCCGTATTTTTGTGCCCTTTTTATCTATCGGGGAGGTCACAGAGGACAAAGAAGCAGATAATATCTAGGTTTATGATCTACTATACTGTGATAAATGCTTTTTATGAGGAAAGAACTGCAAATTAGTATGTAAAATCTTACAATGAAGCATGACTGTCTAATTAGAAGACATCTAATTATGTGTCTAACAAGTCTTTTTGGCCTTCTTCTCAGTCAAGTCTTGTCCTTATGGCAACTGACAGACAGTCTGATCAAAGTGGCCTCTGATGCTGCACTCTGTGCCAGCAAAATGTGTCACAAGCAGCTGGGTGGGGTATGCTGCTGAGCTACAATAGCCAACCATATGGAGTGTTAAAACTGAATAAATCCTGCTGCTACCAAGACATGTGAAACACTGTTAATTCTTTCTTATACTGCATGACACGTTATAGCTCACTCAACACTGCCCATGTGCAAAATGCCACCATGAGGTCCAAGGAACAAGGCTTTAAGGTTCTTTTGAGATGAATACAATAAAGCTTTGAATTGTAGGTAGGTAGCAATCATTCATTTTAGAGTGGTAGCAGTAAGATTCACCTGAAGCATCAGAGAGAAATGACTGCTGGGTAGTTTGCTTGGTTCAGAAGGGCCATAAAGTTCATTTACTCCACCTTTACAAAACATACCAAAACCTATTCTTTTCATTAGCTGAGAATTTTCAAGGTGAAAATATGGCAACTATCTCAATAAAAGCAGTTTTAACAAAAGCtgaatgagagctgctccatgtttGCTGTGTCATTTTACATTCATGCATCAATACTGATATATTCAAAGTCCTTTTTGTACCCCCTTTTCCTATGAAGACAATTGCTGTTCTCCTCTTTGCATCGCTGTatatacatccatccatccatccatccatccatccatccatccatccatccatccatccatccatccatcaaaactgtaaacaaaaacaccctTTCTCTCACAGCTACTAAATTTGAAATTTGCTTCTCATCTTCCTTCTCTCCCATTCCCTTTTGCTCTCActctctcctctctgcctctcatATTATTTCCATCCACCGCTGGTTTCAACCCTCAAATCACCCCTGCTGCCTCCGCACTCAACCAAATCTGTAACGAGCAGTGTGAACAACTTTGCGTTGTTGTGTGCAAACAATTGCATCTGTGCTGTAATTTTGCTGAACTTCCGCTACCTGTGGTTGCAACTGCCAACACAGCCACGAGTGTTTCAGTGATTAAATGAAAGTGATGACGAATATGTTTCTTAATAAACACGTAAACAGTACATGAAAAGTGCAAACTGTGTCTCGGTGAGCTATTTACTGTCTTACAAAAGACTCATTTAATGAACAGGTTCAGCATTTAGTTCAGAGAATGAGTTTTAATGTTCttgcagttttgaaaaaaagCCATCTGTTACACATCTCACACCCAAAACAGGAgtttaattacttgaaaaacaCATCCCTACTTAAAATTATGGGTTTTGGTgtcgtgggttttttttttaagccaaccgatttgtttaaaaaaaaagaaagaaagaaacttggATCTGTTTAAGTGATGCTTTCCCCCCTTTTTCAGACAATAAAATAGCTGCTGATTTGCAGCCTTTTGGATTGTAAGTACAAGCAGCTGAAGCCCAATATAAGACATGCAGAGTGACACTGGGTGCACTCCCCAGAAGGATCTTTTCCATGGCTAATATATATTGCCAAGCAATCATTTACAGTCATACAATTCACGCTCGTAATTTGGGATTTTAGAGTCCCAAAACAGGCAATTTGTCTGCATGTTTTGGACTGTGAAAGTAAGGCAGAAATTCCAGAGGAAACCCTAACAGACAAAATACTTATAATACACTGTTCTTCAAAACCCAGTTTAATAGAGACAATTTTGGAGGCCAGCTTTCCCATTAAACACTCCTTTTTCCCTCTTCCCAAAGCGAAGTGTCATGAGCGCTGTGTATACTACTGCAGACATACTTTAAAATAATATCAATGGGCTACAACTGAAGGTACTTATTTTctattgtaaaaaataaagatgttcACATGGCAAAATGAGGCCGGAGAGCTTAAAAGCTTGTCATTGGCTATTATGCTGGTGTACTGAAGTGGTTTTCTGTGTTTGAGCAGCTCTCAAGAGAGCAT contains the following coding sequences:
- the LOC116332677 gene encoding T-cell surface antigen CD2-like; the encoded protein is MAYFKGMFGAAVLLGFINLLMAKEDTCDLYATPGQSLTLPFAYERLTNSHILEWVHNNKTIFYRKGKVSSGKPEDITSNGSLVLKKIELSSQGIYQVHVLHPSGTSAKTWTGRLCVLDKVSKPQLSYTCDFSSMAVNLNCHVTKPEGLVFSWMLDKETLKSETKQILSISLIHLKGERSFTCDVANKVSKASSDKVRPTCPPLLSFKRQTVMAVLAGGGGLILFLLFVIVGLCCLLRRNKSQTSPRDKGELRMLSLQKQETHSVSPEHENNHPTEVVTPPLKPQPSPRTYYHNVPQLEVQTENSPPQVHEVPDRPQPSPVPKPRTRNFQQVNT